The region tatatatatatatatacatatataaaatttaacatcttaaaatttattctttttaggAGGTATAGGCCTTGTTGTTGGTCATCCTTTTGATACTATTAAAACACGTGTACAAAcgataaaacaatttaatgGTCCATATCATTGTTTATTGATAACTGTTAAAAATGAATCATTAAAAGGTTTATATAAGGGAATGCTTGGACCAAGTGTAACTATTGGATTTCAAAATTCATTACTTTTTTCAGGATATGGGTggacattaaaaataattaataatgattatgataaaaataatcttccaatgagtaatattatttttgcaTCAATTATTGGTACATGGTTACAATTAATTCCAGCAATTCCTATAGATAATCTTAAAACAAAACTTCAAATacaaagaaatttaaataataataaagaatattaCAAAGGTCCTATTGAtggttttattaaaatttttaaaaaaaaaggattaTTTGGTTTATATGAGGGTGGTTGTGCAATGTTCTGGAGAGATAATATaggatatttattttatatacc is a window of Strongyloides ratti genome assembly S_ratti_ED321, scaffold srae_scaffold0000001 DNA encoding:
- a CDS encoding Mitochondrial substrate/solute carrier repeat and Mitochondrial carrier domain-containing protein, with the translated sequence MLDDFIAGWISGGIGLVVGHPFDTIKTRVQTIKQFNGPYHCLLITVKNESLKGLYKGMLGPSVTIGFQNSLLFSGYGWTLKIINNDYDKNNLPMSNIIFASIIGTWLQLIPAIPIDNLKTKLQIQRNLNNNKEYYKGPIDGFIKIFKKKGLFGLYEGGCAMFWRDNIGYLFYIPVYEKLKRYLIDKKYNENLSQLIGGGLAGSISWLSICPIEVVKNKLQVMEQLDKKNIKKMNYKLIYKKIINEDGIKGFYKGGLILVCRGFLTNAVVFFVYENIMGIWGELFKSTNH